The Aeoliella mucimassa genome includes the window TTGAACGGCGACGGGCACCAGAGGTTGCTAGCGACGGGGTGAACCTGCCAAAATTGCAGACAGGGGGGTTGTGACCGCCAGCATGCGCGTTAAACTACTGGGCTTAGCAGCGACGTGTGATTGAAAGTCAAATGTAACCCTATATGATGCAAGGGCATCGGGCCCTTGGGAAAAGGAGTGAAGCGCCCCCCGTGATGCCAGAGCCGTAGGAAGTTCCGGCTCCATCGGGTCGGAGAAATCCAGGGCGCGACTCATTAGGGGTGGCTGGACGCCAGGAACACGAAGCACCGGTATTTTTTGTTGTGTAAAAGTCAGAGATAGATAATAGGTATCGAGCATGCCGCTTACGAAGGAACGGAAAGAACAGCTGATCGGCGATTTTGGACGCAAGGGCGAAGACTCAGGTTCGCCAGAAGTCCAAATTGCGCTGCTTACCAGCCGTATCAGCCAAATGACCGAGCATATGCAGCAGCACCCGAAGGACTATTCAAGTCGCCGGGGATTGCTTCGTATGGTCAGCCGCCGTC containing:
- the rpsO gene encoding 30S ribosomal protein S15 → MPLTKERKEQLIGDFGRKGEDSGSPEVQIALLTSRISQMTEHMQQHPKDYSSRRGLLRMVSRRRRLLDYVKRHNPQLYLDLLRRLEIRK